One Etheostoma spectabile isolate EspeVRDwgs_2016 chromosome 12, UIUC_Espe_1.0, whole genome shotgun sequence genomic window carries:
- the LOC116699516 gene encoding zinc finger protein ZFMSA12A isoform X2, which produces MEGPLPLSSLRLLVPPLRVMTAVMWKVVHLRNIMHYGNVEAFVSLVAEAIPDILTNRQMTLLTLGLRARMTLQILSSDQSEDLTCVKTRLNSLLASSSKQVHSGNEDLEANFVRLVQRLLEDPKGREHYLKNVFPVEYGPDFDMALETLVCELFTKLEELLLIPDFKQTAVWISDTPSVLEEYMQCVSKADDLKVLLRSKSHRGKMVKIDTRLPSISEQQLFSSLSLPPSLREANTKDVESHTQTFENPRESEGISPQDVEDMAIQDVRWPSEEETNILDSSLAKQTGAKFSIPDVVEEYEDGGSDTCRVPSTSTESSVLSSSKIGPPQQRVAHKCSQCGKCFIYRYKLLEHQRLHTGENPFKCSQCGKAFRRTSDMSTHRRLQCAKAAYICIKCGNSFQSIQDKLGHRCGHSVQKFDCAHCGKSFKKMHLLSKHELSHTQNHNFTCRQCEKVYSSMRELKSHQKIHPPEVSNQCMQCGKFFSSAASLTAHELRHRQRRTQICVRCGKAFKNKHDLSLHMRSHTGERPFQCTYCGKRFSASGNLNVHIRTHTGEKPYLCSDCGKGFVSAGELQIHRRTHTGEKPYKCTVCEKGFTMASKLTIHMRIHTGERPYICSECGKGFSRGGELKKHTMNHTGVRPYACHLCEKAYTCHNHLRRHLKTHSVVKNQTV; this is translated from the exons CCTGTCCTCGCTGAGGCTCCTGGTTCCACCCCTGCGGGTGATGACGGCTGTGATGTGGAAGGTGGTTCATCTGAGGAACATCATGCATTATGGGAATGTGGAGGCGTTTGTGTCCTTGGTAGCTGAAGCCATCCCTGACATCTTGACGAACAGACAGATGACACTGCTCACTCTGGGCTTAAGAGCAAGG ATGACATTACAGATTTTAAGTTCTGACCAGTCAGAGGACCTCACATGTGTTAAAACACGATTGAATAGCCTCCTGGCATCTAGCTCAAAACAG gTTCATTCAGGTAATGAAGATCTTGAAGCCAACTTTGTCAGGCTTGTTCAAAGACTCCTGGAGGACCCAAAAGGGAGAGAGCACTACCTCAAG AATGTGTTTCCTGTGGAGTATGGGCCTGACTTTGATATGGCTCTGGAGACACTGGTTTGTGAGTTATTTACCAAACTGGAAGAGTTGCTGCTTATACCAGACTTTAAGCAG ACCGCAGTGTGGATCAGTGACACACCCTCTGTGCTGGAAGAGTACATGCAGTGTGTATCCAAAGCAGATGACCTCAAAGTACTTCTCAGAAGCAAGTCCCACCGTGGTAAAATGGTCAAGATTGATACCCGTT TGCCCTCTATCTCAGAGCAGCAGCTCTTCTCATCATTATCTCTCCCTCCTTCACTGCGAGAGGCCAACACCAAAGATGTAgaatctcacacacaaacatttgaaaACCCAAGAGAATCTGAGGGGATTTCTCCTCAGGACGTAGAAGACATGGCGATACAGGATGTGAGATGGCCATCTGAGGAGGAAACAAACATTCTGGACAGCAGCCTTGCCAAACAAACAGGAGCGAAATTCAGCATTCCTGATGTTGTGGAGGAGTATGAAGACGGAGGTTCAGACACCTGTCGGGTGCCCTCTACATCTACTGAGAGTTCTGTATTGTCCAGCTCTAAGATTGGCCCTCCACAGCAGAGAGTTGCACACAAATGCTCTCAGTGTGGAAAGTGCTTCATTTACCGCTATAAACTCTTGGAGCATCAGAGGCTTCACACCGGAGAAAACCCTTTCAAGTGCTCTCAATGCGGAAAGGCTTTTAGAAGGACCTCTGACATGTCAACTCACAGGCGGTTACAGTGCGCAAAAGCCGCTTATATTTGCATCAAATGTGGGAATAGCTTTCAATCAATACAGGACAAATTAGGACACCGGTGTGGTCATAGTGTCCAGAAGTTTGACTGTGCTCATTGCGGAAAAAGCTTTAAGAAAATGCACTTGCTAAGTAAGCATGAGCTGTCTCACACCCAGAACCATAACTTCACATGCAGACAGTGCGAGAAAGTGTACTCCAGTATGAGAGAGCTGAAATCCCACCAGAAGATCCATCCTCCTGAGGTGTCCAATCAATGCATGCAGTGCGGGAAGTTTTTCAGCTCTGCTGCCAGTTTGACAGCACACGAGCTGCGCCACAGGCAACGGAGAACACAGATCTGCGTGCGTTGCGGCAAAGCTTTTAAGAACAAACATGACCTTAGTCTGCACATGCGCAGTCACACAGGCGAGAGGCCATTTCAGTGCACATACTGTGGAAAACGTTTTTCTGCGTCAGGAAACCTGAACGTACACATAAGGacccacactggagagaaaccgtatCTGTGCTCTGACTGCGGCAAGGGTTTTGTTTCAGCCGGCGAGTTGCAGATACATAGACGCACTCACACAGGGGAAAAACCTTACAAGTGCACTGTATGTGAGAAGGGATTCACCATGGCAAGCAAATTGACAATCCATAtgcgtattcacactggagagcgCCCTTACATCTGTTCTGAATGTGGGAAAGGTTTTTCACGTGGTGGCGAATTGAAAAAACATACCATGAACCACACGGGGGTGCGACCCTACGCTTGTCATTTGTGTGAAAAGGCTTACACATGCCACAATCACCTGAGGAGACACTTGAAAACTCACAGTGTAGTGAAAAACCAGACTGTCTAA
- the LOC116699516 gene encoding zinc finger protein ZFMSA12A isoform X1 — translation MYKRDEQATLLPFFCKCDSMTCLLKGASVVSPHHGESVHYEGPLPLSSLRLLVPPLRVMTAVMWKVVHLRNIMHYGNVEAFVSLVAEAIPDILTNRQMTLLTLGLRARMTLQILSSDQSEDLTCVKTRLNSLLASSSKQVHSGNEDLEANFVRLVQRLLEDPKGREHYLKNVFPVEYGPDFDMALETLVCELFTKLEELLLIPDFKQTAVWISDTPSVLEEYMQCVSKADDLKVLLRSKSHRGKMVKIDTRLPSISEQQLFSSLSLPPSLREANTKDVESHTQTFENPRESEGISPQDVEDMAIQDVRWPSEEETNILDSSLAKQTGAKFSIPDVVEEYEDGGSDTCRVPSTSTESSVLSSSKIGPPQQRVAHKCSQCGKCFIYRYKLLEHQRLHTGENPFKCSQCGKAFRRTSDMSTHRRLQCAKAAYICIKCGNSFQSIQDKLGHRCGHSVQKFDCAHCGKSFKKMHLLSKHELSHTQNHNFTCRQCEKVYSSMRELKSHQKIHPPEVSNQCMQCGKFFSSAASLTAHELRHRQRRTQICVRCGKAFKNKHDLSLHMRSHTGERPFQCTYCGKRFSASGNLNVHIRTHTGEKPYLCSDCGKGFVSAGELQIHRRTHTGEKPYKCTVCEKGFTMASKLTIHMRIHTGERPYICSECGKGFSRGGELKKHTMNHTGVRPYACHLCEKAYTCHNHLRRHLKTHSVVKNQTV, via the exons CCTGTCCTCGCTGAGGCTCCTGGTTCCACCCCTGCGGGTGATGACGGCTGTGATGTGGAAGGTGGTTCATCTGAGGAACATCATGCATTATGGGAATGTGGAGGCGTTTGTGTCCTTGGTAGCTGAAGCCATCCCTGACATCTTGACGAACAGACAGATGACACTGCTCACTCTGGGCTTAAGAGCAAGG ATGACATTACAGATTTTAAGTTCTGACCAGTCAGAGGACCTCACATGTGTTAAAACACGATTGAATAGCCTCCTGGCATCTAGCTCAAAACAG gTTCATTCAGGTAATGAAGATCTTGAAGCCAACTTTGTCAGGCTTGTTCAAAGACTCCTGGAGGACCCAAAAGGGAGAGAGCACTACCTCAAG AATGTGTTTCCTGTGGAGTATGGGCCTGACTTTGATATGGCTCTGGAGACACTGGTTTGTGAGTTATTTACCAAACTGGAAGAGTTGCTGCTTATACCAGACTTTAAGCAG ACCGCAGTGTGGATCAGTGACACACCCTCTGTGCTGGAAGAGTACATGCAGTGTGTATCCAAAGCAGATGACCTCAAAGTACTTCTCAGAAGCAAGTCCCACCGTGGTAAAATGGTCAAGATTGATACCCGTT TGCCCTCTATCTCAGAGCAGCAGCTCTTCTCATCATTATCTCTCCCTCCTTCACTGCGAGAGGCCAACACCAAAGATGTAgaatctcacacacaaacatttgaaaACCCAAGAGAATCTGAGGGGATTTCTCCTCAGGACGTAGAAGACATGGCGATACAGGATGTGAGATGGCCATCTGAGGAGGAAACAAACATTCTGGACAGCAGCCTTGCCAAACAAACAGGAGCGAAATTCAGCATTCCTGATGTTGTGGAGGAGTATGAAGACGGAGGTTCAGACACCTGTCGGGTGCCCTCTACATCTACTGAGAGTTCTGTATTGTCCAGCTCTAAGATTGGCCCTCCACAGCAGAGAGTTGCACACAAATGCTCTCAGTGTGGAAAGTGCTTCATTTACCGCTATAAACTCTTGGAGCATCAGAGGCTTCACACCGGAGAAAACCCTTTCAAGTGCTCTCAATGCGGAAAGGCTTTTAGAAGGACCTCTGACATGTCAACTCACAGGCGGTTACAGTGCGCAAAAGCCGCTTATATTTGCATCAAATGTGGGAATAGCTTTCAATCAATACAGGACAAATTAGGACACCGGTGTGGTCATAGTGTCCAGAAGTTTGACTGTGCTCATTGCGGAAAAAGCTTTAAGAAAATGCACTTGCTAAGTAAGCATGAGCTGTCTCACACCCAGAACCATAACTTCACATGCAGACAGTGCGAGAAAGTGTACTCCAGTATGAGAGAGCTGAAATCCCACCAGAAGATCCATCCTCCTGAGGTGTCCAATCAATGCATGCAGTGCGGGAAGTTTTTCAGCTCTGCTGCCAGTTTGACAGCACACGAGCTGCGCCACAGGCAACGGAGAACACAGATCTGCGTGCGTTGCGGCAAAGCTTTTAAGAACAAACATGACCTTAGTCTGCACATGCGCAGTCACACAGGCGAGAGGCCATTTCAGTGCACATACTGTGGAAAACGTTTTTCTGCGTCAGGAAACCTGAACGTACACATAAGGacccacactggagagaaaccgtatCTGTGCTCTGACTGCGGCAAGGGTTTTGTTTCAGCCGGCGAGTTGCAGATACATAGACGCACTCACACAGGGGAAAAACCTTACAAGTGCACTGTATGTGAGAAGGGATTCACCATGGCAAGCAAATTGACAATCCATAtgcgtattcacactggagagcgCCCTTACATCTGTTCTGAATGTGGGAAAGGTTTTTCACGTGGTGGCGAATTGAAAAAACATACCATGAACCACACGGGGGTGCGACCCTACGCTTGTCATTTGTGTGAAAAGGCTTACACATGCCACAATCACCTGAGGAGACACTTGAAAACTCACAGTGTAGTGAAAAACCAGACTGTCTAA